The Pseudalkalibacillus hwajinpoensis nucleotide sequence GAAGGAAAGGATTGGACGGAAGACGAGCGGACTCTCTTACAACAGCTGAGCGTACTTGAAGAGAAGATTCAGCCTAAACTGTCTGAGCTTTATTCAGCTTTTTCCGATCAAATGAGACGTTTACAGCAAGGAAAGGCAGCAGCCAATAATTACAAGCCTCAGAAAACAGCATATAGCGACGGCGCCTTTTTCGATCAGCGTAAATAGGGGGAATACTTATGGCTATGAAAAATCCATATCAAACATATCAAAATAATGCGGTCGCAACGGCATCACCTCAGGAATTAACGTTAATGCTTTATAACGGATGTATTAAATTTATTCGCCTGTCCTCTATTGCGATGGAAAAAGGCGATATGGAAGCGAAGAATACCAATATTATTAAAGCACAAAACATCCTATATGAATTGCGTTCATCATTAAATATGGAGATGGAGCTCTCCCAAACGATGGATTCTCTCTATGAATATATGATTTCGCAGCTTGTGACGGCGAATATTCAAAATGATTCTAGCATTTTAAAGGAAGTCGAAAGCTTAGCTGAAGAGTTTCGAAATACGTGGAAGCAAGCAATGGAACAGGCAAAGAAGTAAGTTAAACAAAGAGGGTGAAAGCAATGGAAAAAACATCTCTGTTCGGCGTCCTCCTCGGTTTCTTCGTCTTAGTTGGCGGATTAATTCTAAAGGGAGCGAATCCGGCTGCTCTATTAAATCCCGCTGCCCTCGTTATCATTTTTGTTGGGACAGCGGCAGCACTACTCATCGCGTTTCCTTTTAACGAGATTAAGAAATTCCCAACATTATTAAAAATTATTTTTTCCAATCAAAAACTCCTAACTGAAAAAGAGCTAATTCCGATGTTTCGTGAATGGGCGACGGTCGCTCGTCGTGAAGGGCTCCTTTCCCTTGAGAATAATCTTGAAGGTATTGATGATGATTTTCTAAAAGGTGGATTCCAAATGGTGATTGACGGCCATTCTCATGAAGCGATTGAAGAAATTCTGGTAGAAGATATTGAGGCAATGAAAGAACGTCATCGTATGGGGGCGGGGATTTTCACACAGGCTGGAACTTATGCTCCAACCCTCGGTGTTCTTGGAGCGGTTGTTGGGCTTGTCGCAGCACTCAGTCACCTTGGTGATATGGAGCTGCTTGGAAAATCGATTGCAGCAGCGTTTATCGCTACGCTTTTTGGGATTTTCACAGGCTACGTTCTTTGGCATCCATTTGCGAATAAGCTGAAGCGAAAATCACAAGCCGAAGCTCGCATTAAGATGATTATGCTTGAAGGACTTTTGGCTGTTCAAGCTGGAGCTTCTCCTCGTATGGTAGAAGATAAGCTGCTTGTCTATCTCCCTAGTAAAGAGCGGAATTTAGTGGACGAAAAGAAAGAAAGTCAATCAGAAGTAGGCGAAGGAGTAGGCGCTGATGCGTAAGAAGAGACATGAAGAGCATGAAGATCACGTCGACGAAAGCTGGCTCATTCCATACGCCGATATGTTAACACTTCTGCTTGCGCTCTTTATTGTACTCTTTGCGGCAAGTACGGTTGATGTGAAAAAGTATGAAGCCATTACACAATCTTTTCAGGAAGTCCTAAATGGCGGAACGGGTATTTTAGAGGGCGAACCTGCAATGCTGGATCCAGAAGATGGCTCATTTGTTGGTATGACGGATGAGCCGGAAAAAGATGAGCCAAAAGATGGCGATGCGGAAGAAAAAGCGATCGAACAGGATCAAAACAAACTTCAGAAATTACAGGGCCGTATTGATGAGTATATCGCCGATCAAGATCTCGATTCCTATTTGAAAACGAAGTTAACAGAGGAAGGTCTTTTGATTACGATAAAAGAAGCGGCACTTTTTCAAAGCGGAAAAGCTGTATTAACGGGAGATGCGAAACCACTGGCCAAGCAAATCTCGGATCTTCTCGTTACGGATCCACCACGTCGCATTACGGTAACTGGTCATACAGATGATCGTCCAATTAAAACATCGCAATATCCATCGAACTGGCACTTAAGTTCGGAGCGTGCATTGAATTTTATGACAGAGCTATTGAATAATAAAAAGCTAGATCCAAAGCTATTTAGTTTTACAGGATACGGAGAATATCGCCCAGTCGATTCAAACA carries:
- the fliS gene encoding flagellar export chaperone FliS yields the protein MAMKNPYQTYQNNAVATASPQELTLMLYNGCIKFIRLSSIAMEKGDMEAKNTNIIKAQNILYELRSSLNMEMELSQTMDSLYEYMISQLVTANIQNDSSILKEVESLAEEFRNTWKQAMEQAKK
- the motA gene encoding flagellar motor stator protein MotA, giving the protein MEKTSLFGVLLGFFVLVGGLILKGANPAALLNPAALVIIFVGTAAALLIAFPFNEIKKFPTLLKIIFSNQKLLTEKELIPMFREWATVARREGLLSLENNLEGIDDDFLKGGFQMVIDGHSHEAIEEILVEDIEAMKERHRMGAGIFTQAGTYAPTLGVLGAVVGLVAALSHLGDMELLGKSIAAAFIATLFGIFTGYVLWHPFANKLKRKSQAEARIKMIMLEGLLAVQAGASPRMVEDKLLVYLPSKERNLVDEKKESQSEVGEGVGADA
- the motB gene encoding flagellar motor protein MotB, which translates into the protein MMRKKRHEEHEDHVDESWLIPYADMLTLLLALFIVLFAASTVDVKKYEAITQSFQEVLNGGTGILEGEPAMLDPEDGSFVGMTDEPEKDEPKDGDAEEKAIEQDQNKLQKLQGRIDEYIADQDLDSYLKTKLTEEGLLITIKEAALFQSGKAVLTGDAKPLAKQISDLLVTDPPRRITVTGHTDDRPIKTSQYPSNWHLSSERALNFMTELLNNKKLDPKLFSFTGYGEYRPVDSNKTEEGRAKNRRVEVLILPYNVEN